In Fluviicola taffensis DSM 16823, the following are encoded in one genomic region:
- the miaA gene encoding tRNA (adenosine(37)-N6)-dimethylallyltransferase MiaA — MQQLIVIEGPTASGKTALSVALAKALNTVVISADSRQFYKELSIGTAKPKVEEMEGIPHYFIDSHSISNPVSAAQFEFEAMNLIQNELFHHSSIILAGGSGMFIDALCIGLDLIPTDSEIQENLRVELQEKGLESLLEELKETDFDFYQEVDKQNPVRILRALEVIRATSKPFSAWRKKELPQRPFAVKRFVINHPRDILYDRINQRVDIMIEAGLIDEVKSVLEFRKFTALQTVGYKEVFDYLDGTIDLLTCTDKIKQHTRNYAKRQLTWFKKHPDTIWLEAKSTSEMVAEILQSIQK; from the coding sequence ATGCAACAACTGATAGTCATTGAAGGTCCAACTGCAAGTGGAAAAACTGCACTTTCCGTAGCACTGGCAAAAGCGTTAAATACGGTGGTTATTTCAGCAGATTCAAGGCAATTTTACAAAGAATTATCAATCGGAACAGCAAAGCCAAAAGTGGAAGAAATGGAAGGTATCCCACATTACTTCATAGATTCTCACTCAATTTCCAATCCTGTTAGCGCCGCTCAGTTTGAATTTGAAGCAATGAATCTCATTCAAAATGAACTTTTTCACCATTCATCCATTATTCTTGCTGGAGGTTCAGGAATGTTTATTGACGCTTTGTGTATTGGACTCGATCTCATTCCTACTGATTCCGAAATCCAAGAAAATCTTCGAGTAGAACTCCAAGAAAAAGGATTGGAATCTCTATTAGAAGAATTGAAAGAAACAGATTTTGATTTCTACCAAGAAGTCGACAAACAAAATCCAGTGCGAATTTTACGTGCTTTGGAAGTCATTCGTGCAACAAGCAAGCCGTTTTCAGCATGGAGAAAAAAAGAGCTTCCACAAAGACCTTTTGCCGTAAAGCGTTTTGTGATCAATCATCCAAGAGATATTTTATACGACCGAATCAATCAACGTGTAGATATCATGATTGAGGCAGGTTTGATTGATGAAGTGAAAAGTGTTTTGGAATTTCGGAAATTCACCGCCCTTCAAACCGTTGGCTATAAAGAAGTATTCGATTACTTAGATGGAACAATTGATTTACTCACTTGTACTGATAAAATCAAGCAACATACTCGAAATTATGCCAAAAGACAATTAACTTGGTTCAAGAAACATCCTGATACAATTTGGCTAGAAGCAAAATCAACTTCGGAAATGGTTGCTGAAATTTTGCAATCTATTCAAAAGTAA
- a CDS encoding ATP-binding cassette domain-containing protein, with the protein MNIQFNQVMPFPLASISHGVDSIWGNEAKLEAGKKILLNASSGKGKSTFSMTVFGIRKDYDGTILYDGQDIKSFSVDEWVEIRQRRISTVFQDLQLFHKLTVAENLLLKNQLTDYKTEQEIKSMLNQLEIGHKWNDPCGLLSMGQQQRVAIVRSLCQPFNWLVLDEPFSHLDEQNSMRCLSMIDAECNRQNAGFILTSLDDDNRFSYDYELKL; encoded by the coding sequence ATGAACATTCAATTTAATCAGGTTATGCCCTTCCCGCTTGCATCCATTTCACATGGGGTCGATAGTATTTGGGGAAATGAAGCAAAACTTGAAGCAGGTAAGAAAATTCTACTGAATGCATCTTCTGGAAAAGGAAAGTCCACTTTTTCAATGACTGTATTTGGGATTCGAAAAGATTACGATGGTACAATCCTTTACGACGGTCAAGACATCAAAAGCTTTTCTGTAGATGAATGGGTAGAAATTCGTCAACGTAGGATATCAACCGTTTTTCAAGATCTACAACTCTTTCATAAATTGACTGTTGCGGAAAATTTGCTGCTCAAAAATCAATTAACTGATTACAAAACAGAACAAGAAATCAAATCCATGCTCAATCAACTTGAAATTGGACATAAATGGAATGATCCGTGTGGTTTGTTATCCATGGGGCAGCAACAGCGCGTTGCCATTGTTCGCTCACTTTGTCAACCATTCAATTGGCTTGTTCTTGACGAACCTTTTTCTCATTTAGACGAACAAAACAGCATGCGTTGTTTATCCATGATTGATGCAGAATGCAACCGGCAGAATGCAGGATTTATTCTCACATCTTTGGATGATGACAATCGCTTTTCTTACGACTACGAATTAAAGCTCTGA
- a CDS encoding FtsX-like permease family protein, with translation MLRKLLFQHQDKRQLIIAVIGAFLGMTFLITSIHYLIKVNDFGKGSEILGPNTVIVQKKVSSFNTLNIAKTDFSMNEIEEMRKKSFILAVKPVESNNFNITIQTADTMVPYFRGDIFIQTVDPDFLAIKSTKWHWKEGDTIVPILMPRDLLVMMNMFMSSKGMPQISDELAMDIHFKFALMNDTMKEYISCQIIGFTNEVSSVLVPQSFMNYANNRFAPDAEQKITQIMISGKENEFGLVETMLKERHLESKNSQVVVGRLKSMVGTLILIVLGISIIAVFLSGLVLIQYLQLLLSKNLYEVRTLMRLGHHPKTLIRTFAVYFSKVFGIIGILGLGSFIGFKLILDSIFESGGLYIDTNISGLSILALIFAYTLFTLASYLSARKGIYEQNNG, from the coding sequence ATGTTACGCAAATTACTCTTTCAACACCAAGATAAACGCCAATTGATTATTGCTGTTATCGGAGCATTTCTAGGAATGACTTTCCTAATTACCTCCATTCATTACTTAATTAAAGTCAACGATTTTGGAAAAGGATCTGAAATATTGGGGCCAAATACCGTAATTGTTCAAAAGAAAGTGTCTAGCTTCAACACGCTGAACATTGCAAAAACTGATTTTTCTATGAACGAAATCGAAGAAATGAGGAAAAAAAGCTTCATTTTGGCTGTGAAACCAGTAGAATCGAATAACTTTAATATTACCATACAAACTGCAGATACCATGGTTCCTTACTTTAGAGGAGACATCTTCATCCAAACTGTAGATCCAGATTTTCTAGCTATCAAATCAACTAAATGGCATTGGAAAGAAGGAGACACTATCGTTCCAATTCTAATGCCACGGGATTTATTGGTGATGATGAATATGTTTATGAGTTCGAAAGGAATGCCTCAAATCAGTGATGAATTAGCGATGGATATCCATTTTAAATTTGCCTTGATGAATGACACCATGAAAGAATACATTTCCTGTCAAATCATTGGTTTTACAAATGAAGTTTCATCTGTGCTTGTTCCCCAAAGTTTTATGAATTACGCTAATAACCGTTTTGCACCTGACGCTGAACAAAAAATCACTCAAATTATGATTTCTGGAAAAGAAAATGAATTTGGATTGGTTGAAACAATGTTAAAAGAACGTCATTTAGAGTCTAAAAATTCTCAAGTTGTTGTTGGACGCTTAAAAAGTATGGTCGGAACTTTAATTCTAATTGTACTTGGCATATCGATTATCGCTGTCTTTCTTTCAGGATTAGTATTGATTCAATACCTCCAACTATTATTAAGTAAAAATCTATACGAAGTCCGCACATTGATGCGTTTGGGGCATCATCCAAAAACATTGATTCGAACTTTCGCAGTGTATTTCTCTAAAGTTTTTGGAATAATTGGCATATTAGGTTTAGGCTCTTTCATTGGATTTAAGCTAATTTTAGACTCCATATTTGAATCAGGAGGATTGTACATCGATACCAACATTAGTGGGCTTAGTATTCTTGCATTAATATTCGCTTATACTTTGTTTACCTTAGCTTCCTATTTGAGTGCTCGAAAAGGAATTTACGAACAGAATAATGGTTAA
- a CDS encoding thioredoxin-like domain-containing protein translates to MKQLLVFTLLLVSSFGYSQKLRFKVEGAKDTTVFLTKYYGSKLFYADTAIMKGGVVEFTAKPDLKPGFIALLMPGQKFFEVIYNNEDINIETKGPATDFVSNMKVKKSEENKVFVAYINYLQEQRKVATAFSEERKKFKEGDTQYKRLGEQMDSVSKLVATYQTDLQKNNPTKLVSKIIKMSMDVPVPEAPKDATGKVIDENFRYKYYRAHYWDNIDLKDDRLVNTSVFGSKMEYFFGKNMLVQHPDTVLAFAFPFCDQFDKKSELFKYSVDYITNAFAKSNIMGMDKVYVYMVNRYYCQNDASGNSIAFWMKDKEKLKELCEDNKVKMNLVQGVRPPNISLRDTTDVNWKDFYSLKSEYTILYFWDPECGHCKKTTPKLQTLYEKKFKARNVEIFSVGKATGEDFEKWKKFIRDNKLTFINVGLTKKLFEEATEDPRKFIPKHTTLEALNYHDTYDIYATPRIFVLDKDKKIIAKQLTISQLEDFIDRMQNIKDAEKLFPPDPEEEAH, encoded by the coding sequence ATGAAACAACTTCTTGTATTTACTTTACTACTTGTGTCCAGCTTTGGATATAGTCAAAAATTGCGATTCAAAGTTGAAGGAGCAAAAGACACGACTGTTTTCTTGACGAAATACTATGGCTCTAAGCTTTTTTATGCAGATACCGCAATCATGAAAGGTGGCGTTGTGGAATTTACCGCAAAACCTGATTTAAAACCAGGGTTTATAGCTCTTTTAATGCCCGGTCAAAAATTCTTTGAGGTGATTTACAACAACGAAGATATCAATATTGAAACAAAAGGTCCAGCTACCGATTTCGTTTCAAATATGAAAGTGAAAAAATCGGAAGAAAACAAAGTTTTTGTCGCTTACATCAATTACCTACAAGAACAACGAAAAGTTGCTACCGCATTTTCGGAAGAGCGCAAAAAATTCAAAGAAGGAGATACTCAATACAAACGTTTGGGGGAACAAATGGATTCTGTTTCCAAATTAGTAGCAACCTACCAAACAGATTTACAAAAAAACAATCCTACAAAATTAGTTTCTAAAATCATCAAAATGTCTATGGATGTTCCTGTTCCTGAAGCTCCAAAAGATGCAACCGGAAAAGTGATTGATGAAAACTTCAGATACAAATATTACCGTGCCCATTACTGGGACAACATCGATTTGAAAGATGATCGTTTAGTCAATACATCTGTTTTTGGTTCAAAAATGGAATATTTCTTTGGAAAAAACATGTTGGTTCAACATCCTGATACTGTTTTGGCTTTTGCCTTCCCTTTCTGTGATCAATTCGATAAAAAATCGGAGTTATTCAAATATTCTGTGGATTACATCACAAATGCATTTGCTAAGTCAAACATTATGGGAATGGACAAAGTATACGTTTACATGGTAAATCGCTATTACTGTCAGAACGATGCTTCTGGAAATTCGATTGCTTTTTGGATGAAGGACAAAGAAAAATTAAAAGAATTGTGTGAAGACAACAAAGTGAAGATGAATTTAGTTCAAGGTGTTCGCCCGCCAAACATTAGCTTGCGTGATACAACAGATGTGAACTGGAAAGATTTCTACAGCTTAAAAAGCGAATATACCATTCTTTACTTCTGGGATCCAGAATGTGGACATTGTAAAAAAACGACTCCAAAATTACAGACTTTGTACGAGAAAAAATTCAAAGCTCGAAACGTAGAAATATTCTCAGTTGGAAAAGCTACAGGAGAAGATTTTGAAAAATGGAAGAAATTCATCCGCGATAATAAGTTGACATTTATCAATGTTGGATTAACCAAAAAATTATTTGAAGAGGCAACAGAAGATCCAAGAAAATTCATTCCCAAGCATACAACCTTGGAGGCTTTAAACTATCATGATACGTATGATATTTATGCTACTCCACGAATTTTCGTTTTGGATAAAGACAAAAAGATTATAGCGAAGCAATTAACAATTTCTCAATTAGAAGATTTTATTGATCGCATGCAAAACATCAAAGATGCTGAAAAGCTTTTCCCTCCTGATCCAGAAGAAGAAGCTCATTAA
- a CDS encoding T9SS type A sorting domain-containing protein, whose product MKITTAFFILFLLSPFFLIAQCPTCGNGIADAGETTLNCPSDISHTATCTSPCAQPTSFEGATGIRQAFDFVGTTTWTTAGLPTGWAFAGAPTSTTAGALPATDTYGAKAGLIQPNCTGGCTSTNGFCIGNLANSVAVNASSGANGKLGANFDGRANVAQNLSYAVLRGQGSPTLVSPTFNMSAVEGFKVQFWLFPSESSCGQTNGWGSCTGNVAFLDFSSNGGTNWTQIMQMDLNSSNIDMCTNNSTNTMWLTGSSWSRVCLTVFKSATSPGNFYTAATGSTAASGIMVSNTYFTSNFKFRIRYAQSVSCNVTATATNPGRYLAIDYPVITSGNEMIPCGISFSNMCGYGPDNNDDGVGSSTATTQTTAFGTVKRSVNQAERGVEIFNSQNSTFGSNNASGSNFSTNYDLCNAEGGDQQCIDWQANNNSSAAVYECITDWETTGISLAYYKETTPQSLGMTKVTAAGKTAAIGWRHTATLYSNCGGSLDLNAGCNGYSFRSGSLPTQFSRGFYQLATNTIGQSWTFYGATSCSHYFNGPTFAPIAIPTALPSAANYVICSGPNLVFTADVNYCSTSSFTGASTISITGPGGFSETIDGGSTGSNPITIAGEYFLTGYTPSSPNQCLDCGRTICVTVAQIDIDNCNSSLPVQLINLRALSKETSVELFWETESEKNSNHFNIERSENGSEFETIEIIQAAGNSSKVLSYQFNDLMPLTGTSYYRLKMVDLDGSNRYSSIISTISKSSDIQIFPNPNNGTFQVVGLNGLNTLELSDLQGKSIQLKETNEESISFDLKQESGVYMLRISNSKGSETLRVLVK is encoded by the coding sequence ATGAAAATTACTACTGCGTTCTTCATCCTATTTCTATTATCTCCATTTTTTTTAATCGCTCAATGTCCCACTTGTGGAAATGGCATTGCTGATGCTGGAGAAACAACCTTAAATTGCCCCTCTGATATTTCTCATACTGCAACTTGCACGAGTCCATGTGCACAACCAACTTCTTTTGAGGGAGCTACAGGAATACGCCAAGCTTTTGATTTTGTTGGAACTACTACTTGGACAACAGCAGGTCTTCCAACTGGCTGGGCCTTTGCAGGTGCACCAACCTCTACAACGGCTGGTGCATTACCAGCAACAGATACTTATGGTGCGAAAGCAGGGTTGATTCAACCCAACTGTACTGGAGGTTGTACTTCAACAAACGGTTTTTGTATTGGAAACTTAGCAAATAGTGTTGCTGTTAATGCTAGTAGTGGAGCAAATGGAAAACTGGGAGCAAACTTTGATGGACGAGCAAATGTGGCTCAAAACTTGAGTTATGCCGTTCTTAGAGGACAAGGTAGTCCAACACTTGTTTCGCCAACCTTTAATATGTCAGCCGTAGAAGGTTTTAAAGTTCAGTTCTGGTTATTTCCTTCAGAATCATCTTGCGGACAAACAAACGGATGGGGTTCTTGTACAGGAAACGTTGCATTTTTAGATTTTTCTTCCAATGGAGGAACAAACTGGACACAAATTATGCAAATGGATCTCAATTCATCCAACATAGATATGTGTACAAACAACTCTACAAATACTATGTGGCTGACAGGAAGTTCTTGGTCACGCGTTTGTTTGACTGTTTTTAAATCAGCTACCTCTCCTGGAAATTTCTACACAGCTGCAACAGGATCAACAGCAGCTTCTGGAATCATGGTTAGCAATACTTACTTTACATCAAACTTCAAATTTAGAATTAGATATGCTCAATCTGTAAGCTGTAATGTGACTGCTACAGCTACTAATCCTGGGCGCTACTTAGCTATTGATTATCCAGTAATTACTTCTGGAAATGAAATGATTCCTTGTGGAATTTCTTTTTCGAATATGTGTGGATACGGCCCAGACAACAACGATGATGGCGTTGGATCAAGTACTGCAACAACACAGACCACTGCTTTCGGAACAGTGAAGCGAAGTGTGAATCAAGCTGAGCGAGGCGTTGAAATTTTTAATTCTCAGAACAGCACTTTTGGATCAAACAATGCCTCTGGATCCAATTTTTCGACCAATTATGATTTGTGTAATGCGGAAGGAGGTGATCAACAATGTATTGACTGGCAGGCCAATAATAATTCTTCAGCAGCAGTTTATGAGTGTATAACTGATTGGGAAACTACTGGAATATCATTAGCTTACTACAAAGAAACAACTCCTCAATCACTTGGTATGACCAAAGTAACTGCAGCTGGAAAAACAGCAGCTATTGGTTGGAGACATACTGCAACGCTGTATTCAAATTGCGGAGGAAGTCTCGATTTGAATGCTGGATGCAATGGTTATTCATTCAGATCGGGATCTTTACCTACTCAATTTTCTAGAGGGTTTTACCAATTGGCCACAAATACAATCGGACAATCTTGGACATTCTATGGAGCAACTTCGTGTAGTCATTATTTCAATGGACCCACTTTTGCTCCAATTGCTATTCCTACTGCTTTGCCAAGCGCAGCCAACTACGTTATTTGTAGCGGTCCTAATTTGGTTTTCACCGCTGATGTTAACTATTGTTCAACAAGTAGCTTTACAGGAGCTTCAACCATTAGTATCACAGGACCTGGAGGGTTTTCAGAAACAATCGATGGAGGATCAACTGGTTCTAATCCAATCACAATCGCAGGTGAGTATTTCTTAACTGGCTATACGCCTAGTTCTCCTAATCAATGCTTAGATTGTGGAAGAACAATCTGCGTAACTGTAGCACAAATCGATATTGATAATTGTAATAGCTCACTCCCAGTTCAACTCATCAATTTAAGAGCACTGTCCAAAGAAACTAGTGTTGAACTATTTTGGGAAACTGAAAGTGAAAAGAACAGTAATCACTTTAACATTGAGCGCTCAGAAAATGGAAGCGAATTTGAAACGATTGAAATTATTCAAGCAGCGGGTAATTCATCCAAAGTTCTCTCGTATCAATTTAATGATTTAATGCCCTTAACAGGAACTTCTTATTACCGCTTAAAAATGGTAGACTTAGATGGAAGTAATCGCTATTCTTCCATTATTTCGACAATCTCTAAAAGCTCTGATATTCAAATATTTCCAAATCCCAACAACGGAACATTCCAAGTCGTGGGATTAAATGGACTGAATACCTTAGAATTATCTGATTTACAAGGAAAATCAATCCAACTCAAGGAAACGAATGAAGAATCAATTTCTTTCGATTTAAAACAGGAATCTGGAGTTTATATGCTTCGCATCAGTAATTCAAAAGGAAGTGAAACATTGAGGGTATTGGTGAAATAA
- a CDS encoding MFS transporter — MTIQKGDKKVIRGWVMYDWANSVYNLVISSAIFPIFYDTVTTKQYLSEKAENAGKAWADLDPSQLAKGEEVMVDFFGMHIPNSALMSFVLSASFLLVSFSSPLLSGVADYRGNKKRFLQFFCYLGAISCMSLYFFTDLMRSGWMEIGMLSLFFASIGFWNSLVFYNSYLPEIAPKKDLDKISARGFTMGYLGSMILLIICLVLIKTQDFPVQYCFLLVGLWWVGFSQFTYRVLPNTSSPRVLEKGYIWKGFKELRTVFGEFRKTKRLKRYLTSFFFFNTGVQTVMLMATFFAKKEISWPVVDGKVDDSGLIIAILLIQLLGAAGAFVMSRLSGKIGNIKTLGISIVIWLGVCAAAFVIETPVQFYGLACAVGIVMGGVQALARSTYSKYLPETEDNASYFSFYDATEKIGIVTGTLFFGLMEIGFESIRYSVVSVAFFFIIGLLLLFRIPKEERSGLDAVYD; from the coding sequence ATGACAATACAAAAAGGCGACAAGAAAGTAATTAGAGGTTGGGTCATGTATGATTGGGCAAACTCAGTTTACAATTTAGTTATTTCTTCTGCAATTTTCCCCATTTTCTATGATACGGTTACTACTAAACAATATTTGTCAGAGAAAGCAGAAAATGCAGGAAAAGCCTGGGCAGATTTAGATCCTTCTCAGCTTGCAAAAGGAGAAGAAGTCATGGTAGACTTTTTCGGAATGCATATTCCAAACTCTGCTTTGATGAGTTTTGTACTTTCCGCGTCTTTTTTGCTTGTTTCTTTTTCATCTCCGCTTTTATCTGGTGTTGCAGATTATCGAGGAAATAAAAAACGCTTCTTGCAATTTTTCTGCTACCTCGGTGCTATTTCTTGTATGTCTCTTTACTTCTTTACAGATTTGATGCGTTCGGGGTGGATGGAAATAGGTATGTTATCTCTTTTCTTTGCGAGTATCGGTTTTTGGAACAGTTTGGTTTTTTACAATTCGTATCTTCCCGAAATTGCTCCCAAGAAAGATTTGGATAAAATTTCTGCTCGTGGATTTACTATGGGTTATTTAGGTTCAATGATCCTTTTAATAATTTGTTTGGTTCTAATTAAAACACAAGATTTTCCAGTTCAATATTGTTTTTTACTTGTTGGACTTTGGTGGGTCGGTTTCTCTCAATTTACGTATCGTGTTTTGCCAAACACCTCTTCTCCAAGAGTTCTAGAAAAAGGGTATATCTGGAAAGGGTTTAAAGAACTGAGAACTGTTTTTGGGGAGTTTCGTAAAACAAAGCGATTGAAAAGGTATTTAACTTCTTTTTTCTTTTTCAATACAGGTGTTCAAACGGTTATGTTGATGGCTACTTTCTTTGCTAAGAAGGAAATTTCATGGCCAGTTGTAGATGGTAAAGTAGATGATAGTGGTTTGATTATTGCCATTTTATTGATTCAATTATTGGGTGCGGCAGGAGCATTTGTCATGTCTCGTTTATCGGGTAAAATCGGAAATATTAAAACGCTCGGAATTTCCATCGTTATTTGGTTAGGAGTTTGTGCTGCAGCATTTGTTATTGAAACACCAGTTCAGTTCTACGGATTAGCTTGTGCAGTTGGAATTGTAATGGGTGGAGTTCAAGCATTGGCTCGATCAACGTATTCGAAATATTTACCTGAAACAGAGGATAATGCCAGTTATTTTTCGTTTTATGATGCAACAGAGAAAATTGGAATTGTAACAGGTACCCTTTTCTTCGGACTGATGGAAATTGGTTTCGAATCTATCCGTTATTCAGTTGTTTCGGTGGCCTTTTTCTTCATTATTGGACTATTATTGTTATTCCGAATTCCAAAAGAAGAACGCAGTGGTTTAGATGCGGTTTATGATTAA